A genomic region of Stegostoma tigrinum isolate sSteTig4 chromosome 15, sSteTig4.hap1, whole genome shotgun sequence contains the following coding sequences:
- the LOC125458663 gene encoding G-protein coupled receptor 12-like, giving the protein MMLSIPPVMNGQARNSSKLSLSWLSDDSNSSVTTSDLATEAVNPWDIALCVVGTVISCENAIVVAVIFYTPTLRTPMFILIGSLALADLLGGVGLILNFIFLYLLNFEAARLVSAALLIASFSASVCSLLAITMDRYLSLYNALTYHTERTTTFTYLVLFAIWVTCISLGSLPVVGWNCIEDETSCSVIKPITKNNAAVLSVSFLLIFALMLQLYVQICKIAFRHAQQIAVQYHFVATSSTSTRKGISTLSVILGTFAACWIPFAIYCLIADSSYPLIYTYVTVLPATCNSVINPIIYAYRNPDIQKSLWVACCGCISSNFSFRPRSSSDV; this is encoded by the coding sequence ATGATGCTTTCCATCCCTCCAGTGATGAACGGTCAGGCCCGAAACAGCTCGAAGCTGTCCCTAAGCTGGCTCTCAGACGACAGCAACTCCTCAGTCACAACCTCCGACCTGGCCACCGAGGCAGTCAATCCGTGGGACATCGCCCTGTGTGTGGTGGGCACTGTCATTTCCTGCGAGAATGCCATCGTGGTGGCTGTGATCTTCTACACGCCGACCCTCAGGACTCCAATGTTCATTCTAATCGGGAGCTTGGCGTTGGCGGATCTCCTTGGAGGAGTGGGCTTGATCCTCAATTTCATTTTCCTCTACTTGCTGAACTTCGAAGCCGCTCGACTGGTGTCGGCTGCGCTTCTGATAGCCTCCTTCTCGGCTTCAGTCTGCAGTTTGCTGGCCATCACCATGGACCGTTATTTGTCTCTGTATAACGCGCTGACATATCACACAGAGAGGACCACCACTTTCACTTACCTGGTGCTGTTCGCCATCTGGGTCACATGCATCAGCTTGGGATCACTGCCCGTCGTGGGCTGGAACTGCATAGAGGACGAGACGTCTTGCAGTGTTATCAAACCCATCACCAAAAACAACGCGGCTGTCCTCTCGGTCTCATTTCTGCTGATCTTCGCCCTGATGTTGCAACTGTACGTTCAAATCTGCAAGATCGCCTTCAGACACGCTCAGCAGATCGCTGTGCAGTACCATTTCGTGGCCACCTCCAGCACCTCGACCAGGAAGGGTATCTCCACGTTATCGGTCATCCTCGGCACTTTCGCTGCTTGCTGGATCCCCTTTGCAATCTACTGTCTGATTGCAGACTCCAGTTACCCATTGATTTACACCTATGTCACCGTGCTACCGGCGACTTGCAATTCAGTGATTAATCCTATAATTTATGCATACCGGAACCCTGACATCCAGAAGTCGCTCTGGGTAGCATGTTGTGGCTGTATCTCATCTAATTTCTCATTTAGACCAAGGTCGTCCAGTGACGTATAG